The following is a genomic window from Bos taurus isolate L1 Dominette 01449 registration number 42190680 breed Hereford chromosome 11, ARS-UCD2.0, whole genome shotgun sequence.
TGGGGATGGGGTACCGGTCCCACTCCTTCACGGGCAGCACAAAGTAGGGGACCCGGTGCACCAAGCCTGTCTTGTCTTGATAGTGCTCCCGATGCCGCTGCGCCATCTACAGTCCAACCAAGGAAGAGAGGACCGGTCGTTAGTGCGCGGGAGTGACCGCGGGCGCCTGCTCCCTCCCCGGCTGTacctgggcaggggctggggtcgTCTCCCCTCATGCCCCCAGAGAAGAGTCCCCAGCTGGGTGCCCTCCTGAGCCCCAGTTCCTTGTCTGGCTCCTGGCGATAATGATACACCCCACACCAGCTGTGCTGGTCGAGTCAATGAGGCAGGGGACAGCAGAGGTGAGGTATGTGAGGCCCCGCTCAATAGGCGGCCCAAGTAAGCTAtatgcgcgcgcgcgcgcgcgcgcgcgcgcgcgcgcgcgtgtgtgtgtgtgtgtgtgtgtgtgtgtgtgtgtgtccggctctttgtgaccccatagactggctcctctgtccatgggcttttccaggcaagcctactggagtgggttgccagaatGGAGtgtctccctttccctccctcctggaGAGGCTGTGCTCCCTGGGCCCCACAGCATGGGTCCACAGCTCCTCAGAGTCTGACACCATCAACCTGGCCATCTCTCCTGGGGAAGCAGCCTTCTCATGCCGTTCTCCACCCTGGGGACCAGGAGGCATCCGGGTCCCTGAAATCAGGCTAGGAGGGATGTTTGCAAAGATGTTGAGGGGCCATGAGGTTTCCAAGACCACAGCAGAGAGGGAGCCCTGGCCTCCCCAAGGTGAGCGAGCGTCTGTGAGCCTGTGGCCCTCTGGAACCAGGTCTGGGGGAGCAGGATAAGGACAAGATGGGGGTACGGGCAGACACCCCTCCATCTGCCTCTCTTTCCCCAAGGGCAGGGGGGTCTGAAGTCAACTTGGTGCATTCGCAcgtcctaagtcgcttcagtcagtgtccgactctttgcaaccctatggacaatagcctgccaggctcctctgtccatgggattcttcaggcaagaatactggagtgggttgtcatgcccttctccaggggatcttccccacccagggatcaaacctgcatctcctctgtctcctgcattggcaggcggcttcttaccgctagcaccacctggctcGGGCTCATCCTTAAAGAGCCAGTGAAGCAGGAGTTGGTGTTGGGTGGGCACTGGGATCTGGTGTACTGTGAAGAGTAGACTTGGGGCTGGAGCCTGGCTGGGGCTCTGCAGTCTTCAGTGTATGATATTCATACTGTGGGTGAACCTTAGGGCTTTTGCTCAGAAAGGAGGTAAGTGAGGGCCCAGGGGGAGAGGCGACGACTGGGGGGAAGTGATGGCAGGAACACCCCAAAGGCTCCCAGCTCTCACAGCAGCAGGGGAGCAGGGGATGAGCCACTGGAGCCCCCAGAGTGGGAAGGTCAGATTTGAGGGGGCAGTCAGAGAAGCAGAGCACTGAGCCCCTCCACGCACCCAGCCAAACTCACCAggttccctgctggctcaggggCTCTGCAAAAGCTAACAGAGGCGCTCTGGAGGCTGAGAGTCTGAGAGTCTCCCCGGGCCACCAGCCGTCACTCCCTCCCCATGGCAGGGGAGAGGGGACGTAGGGGGAGTGAGGAAGGGGTGGCCGGAGCCCAGCCAGGACCGCCCACCTGGTAGAAGTGCAAGAGCTCGGCCCAGCGGCTGCTATCCAGGTTGAAGCGGGTGTAGCTGGGGGTGTGCAGCCAGCGGTCCCGGGTGAGGGCGCGGTTCCTCAGCACTTGGGTGGGGTTCAGGGAGAAGATGGTCGGGAAGTGGCCGCCTCTGCTGAAGGCAGTGGAGCTCCTCCCCAGGGCTGCATTGCGCTGGTCCTGGAAGTACTTGAGGGTGGTGGTACCGTAGGGGGAGCCGAAGGAGAAGGCCACACCAGGAACGTGGCCTTTGTACCTGAGAGAGCAGGGCAGGGGGCGGTGGAGGGCTCCAGGCTAGTTCCTTAAAGACTGCGGGCGAGGTCAGTGGGCCCCGCTGGTCACCTCCTGGTCTCAAGAGGCTTCCTAAGGTGCCCGCCCAGCTCAGGCCTCAGGAAAGGACACATGAGAGAGATGCTGG
Proteins encoded in this region:
- the FAM166C gene encoding ciliary microtubule inner protein 2C, producing the protein MASRSAGTLLTEFNAAYVPPGLMPGYKGHVPGVAFSFGSPYGTTTLKYFQDQRNAALGRSSTAFSRGGHFPTIFSLNPTQVLRNRALTRDRWLHTPSYTRFNLDSSRWAELLHFYQMAQRHREHYQDKTGLVHRVPYFVLPVKEWDRYPIPTDLPPLSPKEKWHLLRVAPENLRTYQTFPSGKRVSPQERQRRDCYFEFRA